One region of Metallosphaera sedula DSM 5348 genomic DNA includes:
- a CDS encoding DUF2250 domain-containing protein has product MEPELKNYLKKLIEDKRYLMVLQHLRKANVDYGKSIMLNTKIPIEEVVIILDKLENLGLIERVKGATLKNTEAKFKLSSEVHKHHTYYSLTRAGDHLLRYLEEKDLIDAYIEYLQGDELALNIVRLAEELNADHALTYAKLTKKDLEEVNSKLEQLVKMGLLEEVNAKIIKFGDRKSKPKKETRTHHKYYGLTRIGELTVREMKKRGILPK; this is encoded by the coding sequence ATGGAGCCCGAGCTAAAGAACTACCTCAAAAAGCTCATTGAAGACAAAAGATATCTCATGGTTCTACAGCATCTGAGAAAGGCAAATGTGGATTACGGTAAGTCAATAATGTTGAATACGAAGATCCCCATCGAGGAAGTGGTGATCATTCTAGATAAGTTGGAAAACCTTGGTTTAATAGAGAGAGTGAAGGGAGCCACACTGAAAAACACTGAAGCCAAATTCAAGTTGAGCTCGGAGGTACATAAGCATCATACCTACTACTCATTAACTAGAGCAGGGGATCATCTTCTTAGATATTTGGAGGAAAAGGACCTAATAGATGCGTACATAGAGTACCTTCAGGGCGACGAGCTGGCACTGAACATAGTTAGACTCGCTGAAGAATTGAACGCAGATCACGCGTTAACTTACGCCAAGCTCACCAAGAAGGACTTAGAGGAGGTCAATTCCAAGCTGGAGCAATTGGTGAAAATGGGGTTGCTGGAGGAAGTTAATGCGAAAATTATCAAATTTGGGGATAGAAAATCAAAACCTAAAAAGGAGACGAGGACGCATCATAAGTATTATGGCCTGACGAGGATAGGGGAATTGACAGTAAGGGAGATGAAAAAGAGGGGTATATTACCAAAGTAG
- a CDS encoding alpha/beta fold hydrolase, translating to MAELLVNVKGTRIHYLNNDLSEKPRIVMFHGARFNAETWNQVGTLTRLKEAGIPGIAVDFPGYGKSERGRWGDLGEFIGDLLEEMGLGEAVLLGPSMGGHAVLSYAVKRGKFSGLILIGAVGVDEFEKDLGKLNGKPILLIWGSKDTVSPLSNAKKIMERVSSAKLEIIGNQHACYLDEPKKFNDTIVKFMNDLKWSPS from the coding sequence ATGGCAGAGCTATTGGTTAACGTGAAGGGTACGAGAATTCACTATCTTAATAATGATCTCTCAGAGAAACCTAGAATTGTGATGTTCCATGGGGCAAGGTTCAATGCCGAGACGTGGAACCAGGTGGGCACTCTGACCCGGCTTAAGGAGGCGGGGATACCGGGAATAGCTGTGGATTTCCCAGGATATGGGAAGTCTGAAAGGGGAAGATGGGGAGATCTTGGGGAATTCATAGGTGACCTTCTGGAGGAAATGGGCCTTGGTGAAGCTGTCCTTCTTGGTCCGTCAATGGGAGGTCATGCTGTCCTTAGTTATGCTGTGAAGCGAGGAAAGTTCTCTGGGTTAATCTTGATTGGGGCCGTGGGTGTAGACGAGTTTGAGAAGGATTTGGGGAAGCTAAACGGCAAGCCAATACTTCTTATTTGGGGATCTAAGGACACCGTCTCCCCTTTAAGCAACGCCAAGAAGATCATGGAGAGGGTGTCCAGTGCTAAACTGGAGATTATTGGAAACCAGCACGCGTGCTACCTGGATGAACCAAAGAAGTTCAATGATACCATAGTGAAATTCATGAATGACCTAAAATGGAGCCCGAGCTAA
- a CDS encoding NAD(P)/FAD-dependent oxidoreductase, whose protein sequence is MTKVLVLGGRFGGLTAAYNAKRLLGSKAEVKLMNQDRFTYFRPALPHVAIGVRDVEELRIDLASAMPERGISFAQGKVEKIDAESRIVYYKKPDGGMGEEEYDYLMVGIGAHLGTELIKGWDQFGYSVCEPEFAVKLRDRLKDFKGGHITIGSGPFYQGKNPKPKVPENFVPQADSACEGPVFEMSLMLHGYFTRKGMWDKVKITVYSPGEYLSDLSPASRKAVAEIYKGLGIELVHNFRLKELREKEIVDEKGNKLESDLSILLPPYTGNPALKASTKDLVDDGGFIPTDLNMQSIKYDNIYAVGDSNALTVPKLGYLAVQTGRIAAQHLAKRLGVNTKVESYYPTIVCVADNPLEGYAVSVKDDTWYGGQVSVAQPAAVNHLKKELFTKYFMWTKGDMVLEKFLGSW, encoded by the coding sequence ATGACAAAGGTCTTAGTTTTAGGTGGAAGATTCGGCGGACTTACTGCCGCCTATAACGCAAAGAGACTGTTGGGGAGCAAGGCTGAGGTTAAGCTGATGAACCAGGACAGGTTCACGTACTTTAGGCCTGCTCTCCCACACGTGGCCATAGGCGTGAGAGACGTAGAGGAGCTCAGGATAGATTTGGCCAGCGCCATGCCAGAGAGGGGAATATCCTTTGCCCAAGGGAAGGTAGAGAAGATAGATGCCGAGTCTAGGATAGTTTACTACAAGAAACCAGATGGAGGAATGGGAGAAGAGGAATATGATTACCTAATGGTGGGGATAGGCGCACACCTCGGGACTGAACTCATAAAGGGATGGGATCAGTTCGGTTACAGCGTTTGCGAACCGGAGTTTGCGGTCAAACTTAGGGATAGACTGAAGGACTTCAAGGGCGGACATATTACCATCGGATCGGGTCCCTTCTACCAAGGAAAGAATCCTAAACCCAAGGTTCCAGAGAACTTTGTACCTCAAGCAGACTCGGCCTGTGAAGGGCCTGTCTTCGAGATGTCGCTGATGCTACACGGGTACTTCACAAGGAAGGGTATGTGGGATAAGGTGAAAATAACGGTCTACTCTCCCGGCGAATATCTGTCAGATCTTTCTCCCGCATCCAGGAAGGCCGTTGCTGAGATCTATAAAGGATTGGGAATAGAGCTAGTACACAACTTCAGACTAAAGGAATTGAGAGAGAAGGAAATAGTGGATGAAAAAGGTAACAAGCTTGAATCGGATCTGAGCATATTACTCCCGCCTTACACGGGTAACCCGGCACTTAAGGCTTCCACAAAGGACCTAGTGGACGATGGAGGATTCATCCCCACTGACCTGAACATGCAATCCATCAAGTATGACAACATATATGCAGTTGGCGATTCTAACGCCCTAACTGTGCCTAAGCTGGGGTACTTGGCAGTTCAGACTGGCAGGATCGCGGCTCAACATCTGGCGAAGAGATTGGGAGTTAACACGAAGGTGGAATCCTACTATCCCACCATCGTATGCGTAGCCGACAATCCACTTGAGGGATATGCCGTCTCAGTGAAGGACGATACCTGGTATGGAGGTCAGGTCTCGGTAGCTCAACCTGCTGCAGTGAATCACTTAAAGAAGGAACTATTCACCAAGTACTTCATGTGGACCAAGGGTGATATGGTCCTAGAGAAATTCTTGGGAAGCTGGTGA